A genomic region of Salinibacter pepae contains the following coding sequences:
- the rpmB gene encoding 50S ribosomal protein L28, producing MARKDDVTGEGPVTGNSVSDSNQKTNRRFKRNLHEKRFYIPSEDRHVKLKVSSKTLKTINKRGIQAVLEEARKQGYDV from the coding sequence ATGGCTCGCAAAGATGACGTCACGGGCGAGGGGCCGGTGACGGGAAACAGCGTCTCCGACTCCAACCAGAAAACCAACCGCCGCTTTAAGCGCAACCTGCACGAAAAGCGGTTTTACATTCCCTCCGAGGACCGTCACGTAAAGCTGAAGGTGTCCTCGAAAACCCTGAAGACCATCAACAAAAGGGGCATCCAGGCGGTTTTGGAGGAGGCCCGCAAGCAGGGCTACGACGTGTAG